The genomic region ACGCTGACGGTCGGCGCCGTCGAGGCCCGGCTGCGCGTCGACGCGGCGGGGCGGCTGCTGGGCGGCGCGGTGCCGTCGCAGCGGCTTACGATCGAGCGCGTGGCCGGCGCGCGCCCGGTCGGCGCCGCGCCGCCGGACTACTCGGCGCCCGCGGGCGCGCCGTACGTGGCCGAAGAGGTGCGCGTCCCGCACCCCGGCGGCTTCCGGCTGGCGGGGACGCTGACGCTGCCGAACGCGCGCCGCGGTCGCGTCCCCGCGGTGGTGACGATCACCGGCTCGGGGCAGGAGGACCGCGACGAGGCCATCCCCGGCCTGCGCGGCTACCGCCCGTTCCGCCAGATGGCCGACACGCTGGCGCGCCGCGGCATCGCCGTGCTGCGGATGGACGACCGCGGCTACGGCGCGTCCGAGGGCGATCCCACGCAGGCCACCTCGCAGGACTTCGCCTCCGACATCGCGGCGGGGATCGCATACCTGCGTTCGCGCCCGGAGATCGATCCCGACCGCATCGCCCTGCTCGGCCACAGCGAGGGCGGGATCATCGCGCCGATAGTGGCGGCGGCCGATCCGCGCGTCCGCGCCGTGGTGCTGATCGCGGGGACGAGCCGCACCGGGCGGCGCATCCTCGAGTTCCAGCTGCGCAACCCGGCCGAGCGCGACACCTCGCTCTCCGCCGCGCGGCGCGACTCGGTGGTGCGCGCGGGGTGGCGCATCGTGGACTCGATGGCGGCGCGTACGCCATGGCTGCGCTTCTTCCTCGACTACGACCCGCTCCCCACCGCCCGCCGCGTCCGCCAGCCCGTGCTCGTCCTCCAGGGGGCGACGGACCAGCAGGTGACGGCCGACCAGGCGCCCGAGCTCGCCGCGGCCATCCGCGCGGGCGGCAACCGCGACGTCACCCTGCGCGTGTTCCCCGGCCTCAATCACCTGATGGTCCCAGATCCCTCCGGCATGCCCGCCGGATACGCGGGACTTCCTTCGCACAACGTGGCGCCGCAGGTGCTCGGCACCCTCGCCGACTGGCTGGCGGAGAAACTGAGGTAAACAGGTCTCACGCAGAGGGCGCAGAGGTCGCAGAGGAAAAGCCGGTGCCGTCGTGAGCTTCTCTGCGTCCTCTGCGCCCTCTGCGTGAGTCAAATCCGGATCGCGGATGGCACGTTTTGCGCGGCGCGCGCCCCGGCTCGCGAACGGTGGATGATCGGGGACAGGGGGAGGGGACGATGGCGAAGTGCGAGGTGTGCGGGAACGAGTACTACCTGTCGTTTGAGGTGATCGCGGCGGGGCAGAAGCACGTGTTCGACAGCTTCGAGTGCGCCATCCACAAGCTGGCCCCGGTGTGCGCGCACTGTGGCTGCAAGGTGATCGGGCACGGGGTGGAGGGGAACAACGAGATCTTCTGCTGCGCCAACTGCGCCCGCCAAGCGGGACTCAAGGGCGTCGCCGACCGCGCGCCCTGACGTCCGAAGCATGCGCCCGACGGCCGTATAGGGTCGCCTCTGCCGCGCCCCGACGTCAAAACTCTTGCCTCGACGACCCGCGTGAAACATCTGTGCAGCGTGCGGCAGGCATCGCGCCGCGGTGCAACCTGGAGCGCTCCCGGCGCGTACGGAGCGCACGGGAACGCCGCGCGGCGGTGGCTGTACACAGATGCGCGGCCGCCGCGACGGCGGCGCAGGGACGCAGGCGAAAGGGCGATGAAGGACCTGATGCTGGACGTGGTGGTGGCCATCGGGCTGCTCTGCGGGCTGGTGCTCGCGGTCGACGCCTTCCCGCGCGCGGTGGCGGCGATGCGCCGGCGCCGGCGGGCGCACGGCGGCGCGTTCGGCGTGGTCGTCGACCGCCGGGGGACGGTGCTGGGCACCTACCTCGACCCGTTCGGCCACCCTTGGCGCACGCCACGCGTGCACGACGCCGAGTCGCCGTGGGTGCGACCCGGGCCCGACGGGCAGGGATGGGCGTGGGAGGGCTTCGGCGCCACCGAGGAGGAGGCGTACCTGGCCGCCAACCGCCTGCGCCGCCGCCATCTGCAGCTCTTCACCTGGCTCCGCGACGACCTCGACGACGAGGTGTCGCCCTACGGTGAACCCTATCTCCCGCCAGGTTGATCGGATCGAAGCGAAAATCGAAGTGCCTGGGACGAAGCATCGTCCTGGGCACTTCTTCTTTTCACCCCCAGACGATCCATGGCCTCACGCGGAGCCGCGGAGACGCGGAGAACTCAGCACCGCGGCGGTGTTCTCCGCGTCTCCGCGTCTCCGCGTGAGATCAAGCAGTCTCAGAGGATGTACGTCAGCTTGCAAGAAAGGCGTGAGATCTCGCCCTTGACTTAGTGTTGGTGAAACACTAAACTGGTTAGTGTCGCACGCACACTAAATCGGAGGCGCGGATGATCGGGTACATGAAGGCGGGGCCGACGACGTACGTGATCCACCACCAGAACGGGAGGATCCGGCACGAGGGCGCCGGGCTCTCGTTCTTCTACTACGCGCCCGCCTCGACCATCGTGGCGGTGCCGCTGGCCAGCGGCGACATCCCGTTCGCGTTCCAGGAGACCACGGCCGACTTCCAGAGCGTCACGCTGCAGGGACAGCTCACCTACCGCATCGCCGACCCGGTGCGCGCGTCGAAGCTGCTGAACTACGCCGTGTCGCCGCTCGCGGGGCACGCGTACACCTCCGACGATCCCGACAAGCTCCCCGACCGCCTGGTGCAGACCACGCAGACGCTGGCGCGCGCCGTCGTCCAGCGCATGCCGCTGCGCACCGCGCTGCTCAGCTCCGAGGCGGTGGCCGCAGAGGTGCTGGCCGCGCTGCGCACCGCCGAGGCCGTGCAGATGCTGGGGGTGGAGATCCTGGGGCTGGTGATCACCTCGCTGCGGCCCACGCCGGAGATGGCGCGCGCGCTCGAGGCCGACGCGCGTGAGGGGCTGCAGCGCGCTGCCGACGAAGCCATCTACGCCCGCCGCAACGCCGCCGTCGAGCAGGAGCGCCGCATCCGCGAGAGCGAGTTGAACACCGAGCTGGCCGTGCAGGAGAAGCAGCGGCAGATCCGCGAGGCCGAGGTGGCCGCCGACATCTCCGTCGAGCAGCAGCGCGCGGTGCTCCTCGACGCGCGGGTGGAGAACGAGCGGAAGGACGCGGACGCGCGCGCCTACGCGCTCGACGCGGTGCTGGAGCCGCTGCGCCGCACCGACTGGAAGGTCCTCTCCGCGGCCACCGGCGGCGACGCACGGGGAACGGTCGCCCTCGCCTTCCGCGAGCTGGCCGAGAACGCGCGGCAGATCGGCACGCTCAACATCACCCCCGACCTGCTGCAGTCGCTGCTGGCCGCGCCGAAGGCGAAGTGAGGGCGCGATGTACGAGAAGATCGTGGTGGTGACGCGAAAGACGCGGCTGGAGGAACTGGTCGAGCGCTTCAACACGCGGGCGCAGGCGCAGTTCTACATCGAGCACGCCGGCGGCGACTTCGGCGCGTACGCGGACGAGCACGACGCCTACCGCCGCGCGCTGGCCGAGCTGCACCGCGCGCTGGAGCTGGGGATGCCGCGCCAGGTGCTCGACCGCGCGCTGGTGCCGACGTACACCTTCGGCCCGCACGACCTGGTCGTCACCGTCGGACAGGACGGGCTCGTGGCCAACGTGGCCAAGTACGTCGGCGCGCAGCCGCTGGTGGCGGTGAACCCCGATCCCGCGCGCTTCGACGGCATCCTTCTTCCCTTCGAGGTGAAGGAGTGCCGCCGCGCGGTCGAGGCGGTGCTGGAAGGGAAGGCGGCGGTGCGCGAGGTCACGCTCGCCGAGGCCCGGTTGGCCGACGGGCAGCGGCTGCTGGCGTTCAACGACCTGTTCGTCGGCGCGCGCAGCCACGTCTCCGCGCGCTACCGCATCCGCGCGGGGAAGGTGGAGGAGGCGCAGTCGTCCAGCGGCGTGCTCGTCTCCACCGGCGCGGGGTCTACGGGGTGGATGTCGTCGGTGTTCAACATGGCGCGCGGCGTGGCCTCGCTCACCGGCGGCCGCGCGGGCGAGCCGGTGCGCATGGACTGGGAGGATTCGCGGCTGATGTACGCCGTGCGCGAGCCGTTCGTGAGCCGCCACTCCGCCGCCACGCTCGTGGCCGGATGGATCGCCGCGGGGGAGACGCTGATGCTGCAGTCGCAGATGCCGAGCGAGGGGGTGATCTTCAGCGACGGCGTGGAGAGCGACTTCCTGCGCTTCGAGTCCGGCGCCTTCGCGCGCATCGGCGCGGCGGAGCAGCGCGCGCGCCTCGTCGTCGGCGTGCGGCGATGACGTCGACGGAGGCGGGCGAGATGGCGGCGCCGCGGCGCGAGCGTCCCGAAGTGACGGTGGACGTCGTCGTATTCACCCTTCTCGGCGGCGCGCTGCACGTGCTGCTGGTGCGGCGGGGGATCG from Longimicrobium sp. harbors:
- a CDS encoding alpha/beta fold hydrolase, with translation MRFNRWCPAALVVGMKMTMVTPAAAQVGERGAFVLRVGGDTIAVERFTRTPAGVQGELGLTGRARVAYEARTAADASVASLEMRAWPLAAPDTARPLQHVTVTFAGDSAVTVVAGGRTTTVHGTRGAVAHVNPSAVMMEQTVMRARALGGRDSAMVTVLVVGMPEPLAARVRWLGADSATLTVGAVEARLRVDAAGRLLGGAVPSQRLTIERVAGARPVGAAPPDYSAPAGAPYVAEEVRVPHPGGFRLAGTLTLPNARRGRVPAVVTITGSGQEDRDEAIPGLRGYRPFRQMADTLARRGIAVLRMDDRGYGASEGDPTQATSQDFASDIAAGIAYLRSRPEIDPDRIALLGHSEGGIIAPIVAAADPRVRAVVLIAGTSRTGRRILEFQLRNPAERDTSLSAARRDSVVRAGWRIVDSMAARTPWLRFFLDYDPLPTARRVRQPVLVLQGATDQQVTADQAPELAAAIRAGGNRDVTLRVFPGLNHLMVPDPSGMPAGYAGLPSHNVAPQVLGTLADWLAEKLR
- a CDS encoding SPFH domain-containing protein is translated as MIGYMKAGPTTYVIHHQNGRIRHEGAGLSFFYYAPASTIVAVPLASGDIPFAFQETTADFQSVTLQGQLTYRIADPVRASKLLNYAVSPLAGHAYTSDDPDKLPDRLVQTTQTLARAVVQRMPLRTALLSSEAVAAEVLAALRTAEAVQMLGVEILGLVITSLRPTPEMARALEADAREGLQRAADEAIYARRNAAVEQERRIRESELNTELAVQEKQRQIREAEVAADISVEQQRAVLLDARVENERKDADARAYALDAVLEPLRRTDWKVLSAATGGDARGTVALAFRELAENARQIGTLNITPDLLQSLLAAPKAK